From a single uncultured Methanobrevibacter sp. genomic region:
- a CDS encoding site-specific DNA-methyltransferase has product MVRKTQTKSFGSVVRESHNSKKFYSSKLFKDFELPKNIEYRQNTIPESELNRFYCKSSEVMDEIPDESIHLMITSPPYNVGKEYDSDLSLDEYLSLLTIVFCEVHKKLVTGGRACINVANIGRKPYIPLHAMIIEIMLDLGFLMRGEIIWDKSASGGGSCAWGSWMSASNPVLRDYHEYILVFSKDSYSKDKNQTKRDSIERDEFIEWTRSVWTFPAVNAKKIGHPAPFPIELPHRLIKLYSYEGDVILDPFAGSGTTAIAAIQNNRNYICYDIKQEYVDLAKKRISNQKFI; this is encoded by the coding sequence TTGGTAAGAAAAACTCAAACAAAATCATTTGGATCTGTTGTACGGGAGTCTCATAATTCTAAGAAATTCTACAGTTCAAAACTTTTTAAGGATTTTGAATTGCCCAAAAATATTGAATACCGGCAAAATACAATTCCTGAAAGTGAATTGAACAGGTTTTATTGCAAATCCAGTGAGGTCATGGATGAAATACCTGATGAAAGCATTCATCTCATGATAACCTCTCCTCCATACAATGTCGGAAAGGAATATGACAGCGACCTGAGCCTGGACGAGTATCTTTCGCTTCTCACAATTGTCTTTTGTGAAGTCCACAAAAAGCTGGTGACCGGTGGAAGGGCATGCATAAATGTTGCAAACATTGGCAGAAAACCGTATATTCCTCTTCATGCAATGATAATTGAAATAATGTTGGATCTGGGATTTTTGATGCGTGGAGAAATAATCTGGGACAAGTCCGCAAGTGGAGGGGGTTCATGTGCATGGGGAAGCTGGATGTCGGCTTCAAATCCTGTGCTGAGGGATTACCATGAATATATTCTGGTCTTTTCAAAGGATTCCTATTCCAAGGACAAGAACCAAACAAAAAGGGACAGCATCGAGAGGGATGAGTTTATTGAATGGACCCGAAGTGTCTGGACATTTCCTGCGGTGAATGCCAAAAAGATCGGTCATCCCGCACCATTTCCGATTGAACTGCCTCACAGGTTGATAAAATTATATAGTTATGAGGGAGATGTGATTTTGGACCCTTTTGCCGGCAGCGGAACAACAGCAATTGCGGCCATTCAAAATAATCGTAATTACATATGCTATGACATTAAACAGGAATATGTCGATTTGGCAAAAAAGAGAATTTCCAATCAAAAATTTATTTAA
- the tpiA gene encoding triose-phosphate isomerase, with the protein MDTPIVILNYKTYLESSGLKALELAHDLESAASESGITMVAAPQAADIYRISEETSLPIFAQHIDPITPGGHTGSNLINTLIDAGISGSLINHSEQRMKLADIDEVVKMCKANEIESCVCTNNIETSKAIATLAPTAVAVEPPELIGTGIPVSQAQPEVVEDTVREVKAINKDVKVLCGAGITTGDDMKAAMDLGADGVLLASGIIKAESPKDALLDLVSKL; encoded by the coding sequence ATGGACACTCCAATTGTAATATTGAATTATAAAACTTATTTGGAATCAAGTGGTTTGAAAGCTTTAGAACTGGCACACGACCTTGAAAGTGCTGCTAGTGAATCTGGAATTACTATGGTTGCTGCTCCTCAAGCAGCAGATATTTATAGAATCAGTGAAGAAACTTCACTGCCTATTTTTGCTCAACACATTGATCCGATAACTCCTGGTGGACATACAGGTTCTAATTTGATTAATACATTGATTGATGCTGGAATCAGCGGATCTTTGATAAATCATTCAGAACAGAGGATGAAATTGGCAGACATTGATGAAGTTGTAAAAATGTGCAAGGCCAATGAAATTGAATCCTGTGTATGTACAAACAACATCGAGACTTCAAAGGCTATAGCCACACTCGCTCCAACTGCAGTGGCTGTTGAACCTCCTGAATTGATAGGTACAGGAATTCCAGTATCCCAGGCACAGCCTGAAGTTGTTGAAGATACAGTACGTGAAGTAAAAGCCATCAACAAGGATGTTAAAGTATTGTGTGGTGCAGGTATTACAACTGGTGATGATATGAAAGCAGCAATGGATTTAGGCGCAGATGGAGTCTTACTGGCTTCAGGAATCATCAAGGCCGAAAGTCCAAAAGATGCTTTACTTGATTTGGTAAGTAAATTATAG
- a CDS encoding phosphoglycerate kinase, which produces MAKEFNTIDDFDVEDKTVLVRIDINSPVDPGSGIILDDTRLKLHAQTVKELSNKGAKVVLLAHQSRPGKKDFTTLSQHAEALSDILNLRVKYVDSLFSNSAKEAIKSLRPHEILLLENARFFSEETLSRTPLEQSKTHLVRELSPLIDYFVNDAFAAAHRSQASLVGFTVNTPSAAGRVMEKELTVIQDALDNVQHPCVFLLGGMKPDDSIDVMENVLSNGTADSVLTTGIVGNIVLWASGADIGEVNRNFIASHGYESMVEKAKDLIDRFGDKVKYPIDVACEIDGERVDIDFREIPNESIFDIGVKTINYYANEIREAKAIFANGPAGVFEDPKFAMGTEDLINAIAKSEGFSLIGGGHIAAATAGLGLADQMSHLSSGGGACISMLASKELAAVEALKNSKD; this is translated from the coding sequence ATGGCAAAGGAATTTAATACAATAGATGATTTTGATGTAGAGGATAAGACCGTTCTGGTGAGAATTGATATTAACTCTCCAGTTGATCCGGGCTCAGGAATTATTCTGGATGATACCAGATTGAAATTACACGCCCAGACCGTTAAGGAATTATCCAACAAAGGGGCAAAAGTAGTACTTTTAGCACATCAATCACGTCCTGGAAAAAAGGATTTTACAACATTATCTCAACATGCAGAAGCCCTGTCCGATATTTTGAACTTAAGGGTAAAATATGTTGATTCATTATTTTCCAATTCAGCAAAAGAGGCAATCAAATCATTAAGGCCTCATGAGATTCTTTTACTGGAGAATGCAAGATTTTTCTCAGAGGAAACTCTCTCAAGAACTCCTCTAGAACAGTCAAAGACCCATCTTGTAAGGGAACTGTCTCCATTAATTGATTATTTTGTGAATGACGCTTTTGCAGCGGCACACAGGTCACAGGCATCACTTGTAGGTTTTACAGTAAACACTCCATCCGCTGCAGGCAGAGTCATGGAAAAGGAACTGACTGTAATTCAGGATGCATTGGATAATGTGCAGCATCCATGTGTGTTCCTGCTTGGTGGAATGAAGCCTGATGATTCAATTGATGTTATGGAGAATGTTTTAAGCAACGGTACTGCAGATTCAGTTTTGACTACCGGTATTGTTGGAAACATTGTTCTTTGGGCATCCGGAGCAGACATCGGTGAGGTAAACAGAAACTTCATTGCAAGCCATGGATATGAAAGCATGGTTGAAAAGGCAAAGGATTTGATTGACAGATTTGGTGACAAGGTTAAATATCCAATCGATGTTGCATGTGAAATTGATGGGGAACGTGTAGACATTGACTTTAGGGAAATCCCTAATGAATCAATATTCGACATCGGCGTTAAAACAATCAATTACTATGCTAATGAGATAAGGGAAGCTAAAGCCATATTTGCCAATGGTCCTGCAGGAGTGTTTGAAGACCCTAAATTTGCAATGGGTACAGAAGACTTAATCAATGCAATTGCTAAATCCGAAGGATTCTCACTTATTGGTGGAGGACACATTGCAGCCGCTACCGCTGGTCTTGGACTTGCAGACCAAATGAGCCATTTAAGTAGTGGTGGTGGAGCTTGTATCAGCATGCTTGCAAGTAAAGAGTTGGCTGCAGTTGAAGCTTTAAAAAATAGTAAAGATTAG
- the thiE gene encoding thiamine phosphate synthase, translated as MKNLDLSLYLVTDKSDDVEKFLNTIEEAIKGGVSVVQIREKTKDTLDFYNLALKVKEITTKYDVPLIINDRVDVALAIDADGVHVGQSDMPCDVTRKLVGPDKIVGISAATIDEAKKAEKDGADYIGTGAVFPTATKDDAPKITKKDLKEIVDSINIPVVAIGGINHDNAGELIDTGIAGLSVVSAIMSSDNPKKSSEELLNIFNS; from the coding sequence ATGAAAAATCTAGACTTATCACTCTACCTCGTCACCGACAAAAGTGATGATGTGGAAAAATTCCTAAATACAATTGAAGAGGCAATCAAGGGCGGAGTCAGTGTTGTTCAAATCAGAGAAAAAACAAAGGACACACTTGACTTTTACAATTTGGCATTGAAAGTAAAGGAAATCACTACCAAATATGATGTTCCTCTAATTATCAATGACAGAGTTGATGTCGCACTGGCAATCGATGCCGATGGAGTTCATGTAGGCCAATCCGATATGCCATGTGACGTGACAAGAAAATTAGTCGGTCCAGATAAGATTGTCGGAATTTCAGCAGCCACAATTGATGAAGCAAAAAAAGCAGAAAAAGATGGTGCCGATTACATCGGAACTGGAGCAGTATTTCCAACTGCAACAAAAGATGATGCACCAAAAATTACAAAAAAGGATTTAAAAGAAATTGTGGACTCAATAAATATTCCAGTTGTAGCCATCGGAGGCATAAATCATGACAATGCCGGCGAACTAATTGACACTGGAATAGCAGGACTATCTGTAGTAAGTGCTATAATGAGCTCAGATAATCCTAAAAAATCATCAGAAGAGCTATTAAATATTTTTAATAGCTAA